Proteins from one Clupea harengus chromosome 17, Ch_v2.0.2, whole genome shotgun sequence genomic window:
- the xkr9 gene encoding XK-related protein 9 has translation MSMVSLILVDTAVLDPNVQDTEALNGRMGAESRFTKKRWALTVIGLVLYIGDIGTDFFLGAKYLRDGHIVWGTLTFLFVLCASVCTQTFSYRWFNDDKNDTEESWELITGLHIMQMGIFTRYFKLLKKSFQVVVNNDEGSHLMLFHLATDLSMLRLFEAFLESVPQLLLQLYILLLGHGHASALQYITMVASFLNVAWALVDYQRCLRRSLTDLKEMQSGLPTVVYLLYKLFTISTRVFSFSLLLALSPLSMFFMALVWLLGTAWAFVLRTDFCTTTALEVMYRTIVGVILVFTFFNVKGQNTRVSMMVYYLFYVLVNLSAPLLLYVFKPDVLRYEYGTTAIVTGLCIGLGLLCLYYRFCHPRKAIEVQLNDQVDGMEGQEAGSDTSSRMGLFLQI, from the exons ATGAGCATGGTGTCTCTGATCCTAGTAGACACAGCAGTTTTGGATCCAAACGTCCAAGACACTGAGGCATTGAATGGGAGGATGGGTGCGGAGAGTCGGTTCACTAAAAAGCGATGGGCTCTTACAGTGATCGGACTGGTCCTGTACATAGGAGACATTGGCACTGATTTTTTCCTGGGAGCCAAGTATCTGCGAGATGGACACATCGTCTGGGGCACACTGACGTtcctgtttgtgctgtgtgcatccgtatgcacacagacattcagcTACAGGTGGTTTAACGATGACAAGAATGACACAGAGGAGTCCTGGGAACTCATCACCGGGCTTCACATCATGCAGATGGGAATCTTCACCAG GTATTTCAAACTGCTGAAGAAAAGCTTCCAAGTGGTCGTCAACAATGACGAGGGGAGCCACCTCATGCTGTTTCACCTGGCCACGGATCTGAGCATGCTCCGTCTGTTCGAGGCCTTCTTGGAGAGTGTGCCacagctcctgctgcagctctACATCCTCCTCCTGGGCCACGGACACGCCTCAGCCCTGCAGT ATATCACCATGGTTGCGTCCTTCCTCAACGTTGCCTGGGCCTTGGTGGACTACCAGCGCTGCCTCAGAAGGTCTCTCACAGACCTAAAGGAGATGCAATCTGGTCTGCCCACTGTAGTTTACCTACTCTACAAGCTGTTCACCATCAGCACTCGGGTCTTCAGCTTCAGTCTCCTCCTCGCGTTGAGTCCCCTCAGCATGTTCTTCATGGCCCTGGTGTGGTTATTGGGCACGGCTTGGGCTTTTGTTCTCCGCACGGACTTTTGCACCACCACAGCTCTTGAGGTGATGTATCGCACCATCGTCGGGGTCATCCTGGTCTTCACCTTCTTCAACGTCAAAGGACAGAACACAAGAGTGTCCATGATGGTGTACTACTTGTTCTACGTCTTGGTAAACCTCTccgctcccctcctcctgtACGTGTTTAAACCAGACGTCCTGAGGTATGAGTATGGCACCACGGCCATCGTGACGGGCCTGTGCATAGGACTGGGCCTACTGTGTCTCTACTATAGGTTCTGCCACCCGCGGAAAGCGATAGAAGTGCAGCTCAATGACCAAGTGGATGGGATGGAGGGACAGGAGGCGGGGTCAGACACGTCATCACGAATGGGACTCTTTCTACAGATCTGA